CCACAATTTCGTGTTTCTCCGTCAgtatggggtgctgtgtgtgcattaatgaggaaaaaaattaacttaaatgattttagcaaatggctacaatataacaaagagtgaaaaatttaaggagcctgaatactttccgtacccaAATGGAGAaccacattttaacatgaataaAATTCAGCAGTATCACATTTTAACATACCATTATGAAATGTTGTTTCAAGTACAGATTTGGCAGTTGTACGCTGCCGTAGGTCATATTTTATTTcgttgctttttttgtttttgttttcaatatCAATACTTGGTcaggataacacattttgaagtgcattatttgcaaaaaaacatttacttatATATTACAGTTGCAGTATATTATATTTCGTAATaatcaaaacatcaacaaatattttttaagaATGCTGCATTGGCATTAATCATTACAGCTCTGCCAATGACACATTATCTTGAACTGTAAACTATAGTAGAGTAGTATAAATTCATTATCctagcctctgcagctcaaatgtttCAGTCTGTCAAATGTACAGATGATAAAAgtttgtttaataaataaaaaaatgaatgtctCTATAGTATCATGatcattattgtgacaggtccaAAGACCTCATAATAGTTTGAAACTGTGACTCTTCAAACTTACCACAAACTCACATTTCAGAGGATTTATTGACAAAACTAGAAAGAAAGACAGCAAACACATTCCTAATGTTGTTGCATCTGAAACAGTCCCATAGATTAGTGATGATTCCGTAAATGAAAGTGGGTAAATTGGGGGTACATTTTGGCCAGTTGGTCCTCAGCAGCGGATACCCATTCCAATGGCCATAAATGTCCCAAAAGTGCCTCCGCTCTGCATCATGGTCTTTCCCACTCCTCCCATCAACTCCCGGCCTCGCATCCCAATCCTGGAGGGAAAAAGACTTGTCATTTCAAAGATATGTCTCAGGAGCACAGCTGAAGAATCCTCTATTCTTCTTCATGGTCCATGAACTAAGAAtataacaatatatttatatgtattgaTTGATGATGTTGCATtgacttaaagggcctgtaccaatTTTCAGGTAAAATTTGCCCCAGttcagatgtattgtataagcagccctGGAGGTCGAAATAGGACAGCTGTATTTTGTgcgcatctaattataaagcgttttattgtctgataatcaggaaatgtgctGCTAATTGTTGCAAACTCCGCTAGCGTCTCTAAGTTGTGAAAGGTGCCACGGTGCCATGTGTACCTGAGACATGAGAAAGTGCCAAACATGGCTCCAGCTGCCATCCCCACAGCAAAGCCCATCATAAAGCCCATCTTCACCCTGTCGAAACACGAGGGCTGGGTCTGTCCGTACGGCCCCACCGCCACCGGCATCTGTGGAGGAGGAAAACTTTGTTATGCAGTTATAGCTTGGgctaaatgtgtttatattcacTGTTGAATGACAAGAGGAAAACAATATACAAACATCAAGAGGCCAAATAtacattttgcatttctttATTCCACTTTACTGTTAGGCACAGTGGTTCTCTACCTTTCAGTTGCAACCCTCATAAAAACTGTTGGCGTTCTTAACCTCTGACGCTATCAGCAAAATGATAAAAGTGGCCTCACGTCTACTGTTTGATTTTAATTTGGTTGGACAAAAAATATAAGAATCTATATTTACCACTGCATTTTAAGGATGTTAAGCCTTAAGAGTATTGTATACATTAAAAAATTTTCCCAGTATTATCTGGGGACCCTCTAAAATCATTTTGCAGCCCCTGTGGGTGTCCAGACCCCCAGGTTGCGGACCACTGGCCTACCACATATTGTTTTATCAATATGCAATACAAGGATGATGAAACATGTCAACATACAGGTGGTGCGGGATCATTACACTGTACTAATTGTATCTGTATACTTCCTAAGGATAcgatacatatatacacacacaagacGACAGGAACAAACTGATTTGGAGATCTTGATCTGGAAATGATTTCATAGCTGTGCTTTCATGTGTAAAAGTGGGCTTGGCTGCAGCTGTCACATGGCTACATTGTGAACATTTTGTGAACACTGTGTACTCCAGCTGCTCTTTCTTCTATTGATCAAACGTTTTACAGAAGTAATACGTACTTACTACATGATTGTTGTGTGCCATAGATAAACAGGAGCCCCGTTACGTAACAATCAAACGCAGTTAAGGTTAATCAATGTGTACTTTAGCCCTGGTAAGCTAATATTTCATTCCTTTACGCTTTTGTGCTTAATTTTGCCAGAGCAGCGACTTGGTTTTATGTTGGCTATCACACGTTTACCTAAATTcatgataaa
The sequence above is drawn from the Periophthalmus magnuspinnatus isolate fPerMag1 chromosome 5, fPerMag1.2.pri, whole genome shotgun sequence genome and encodes:
- the romo1 gene encoding reactive oxygen species modulator 1, which codes for MPVAVGPYGQTQPSCFDRVKMGFMMGFAVGMAAGAMFGTFSCLRIGMRGRELMGGVGKTMMQSGGTFGTFMAIGMGIRC